The Spirochaeta cellobiosiphila DSM 17781 DNA segment GTAGAAGGACGGATAAAGCCGCCCTGAACGGGATTACCTAAGACTTTATTGTTAGAATATTTATTAGAATCCACCATCAAGACCTGAATACCTTCTATAGGTTCAATCAAATAACTCAGAGAATCCTTATCATAGGATAAAGCCCCCTTATAACCAAAATCCTTGTAGATTTTCTTAAAATCATAGGGGGTTATAGATTTTGAAGGGAAAGCCTTATCCTTATAGAAAGTCAAGGCTCTGGGATTATTGATATCATGATTACCAGGAATCACATAAACTTGAGTCCCCCCCTCTTCAACTTCCTTGAAGTAATCAGCCAAATCTTTATGACTTCTCTTGGCTCCATTAAAAGTTAAGTCCCCTGTTACAAGTAAAACTTTTGGTTTATCCCTTTCAATGGTAGATTTGAGGGCCGCTAATAAGGGAGCTTGAACATACATATTCTTTCCATCCCCCTCTTCCACCAGCTCAGTATAAAGGGAGCCCTCATCGTGTAATTTATCAGCCAGGTAGTGTATATCGCTTACAACAAATAAAGAGGTCTGATTCAGATTAAACTTCTCCTTATTGCCACAGGACATAAGGAGTAATGGTAGGACCAATAATAAAAAAAGTATTTTTCGTAAGAACATTTTACGCTCCTAGGATATCAAAAGAGCCCGATAGATATTCCAATCAAGCTCTGTAAAGACATTAAAAATTATCCTATCAAAACTAACAGGATACTTATCAAGGTAATGAATAACCGTGTCTAAGGCAATTTCTGCGGCCCGTTGCTGGGGAAAATGGAACACTCCTGTGGATATGCAGCAAAAGGCAAGGGTCCTGATTCCTTTCTTGATAGCCCCTTCCAGACAGGAGACATAGCACTTATTCAGCATAAACTCGTCCTCTTCTGTTAGATCCCCCTCTATAATGGGGCCAACCGTATGGAGAACATAACGGGAGGGAAGGTTATAAGCTTTGGTTATCTTCACATCCCCTGTAGATTCTTCATGACCTTGAGCCATCATAATATCCCAGCACTCATCCCTTAACTGAAGCCCTGCCCCTGAATGAATGACATTATCAATACACTCATGGCCCGGGGTAAAACAGCCTAGCAAACGACTATTCGCTGCATTGACAATACCATCCACTTTTAATCGAGTGATATCCCCCCGCCAAAGAGAGAGAAGTGAGGCGTTTTTCAATGGAGAATGAAACTCCTCCTTTGCATGAGGAATGTCTGATAAGGTCACAACACCCTTCTTCTCAAGGAGATGCTGCAAGAGGGCATCCTGTTTATCCCAATAAGAATCAGGAAGAACCTTACCCGGATATCGTTCATTCATTAATCCCCGGAATACCTTATATTTGCTATCAAAATCCCCCCATTCTTTTAGCTGGGGTTTGAGCTTATCATTAAGAGTTAGAATCAGATCATCCAATGTTGTTAGTATATCTTCCATCGGGTAGCCTCCTAGAACAATCCAAGTTGTTCATCAATATAACTCATTTGTTTTGATTTTCTTATACGATCTCCCGGCTCTCTATGACCTATCAACAAGGGAGAAAAGGGATCATGTTTCTTATAACTGTTCAGGACTAAGCCCCTACTATAATTAGCATAACAATACAGACAACCATGGGGACAGGAATTATAGACGCCTATCTCATTTTCCAGAAGACATTGGCAGTGTTCCCGTTTGGAGGGCTTTTTGGGAATCTTATATTTTTTGCCCGTCATAGCTTCCCAGTCCTTTTGGATAAAACAACCATCCCTATTAAGAGCAAGGGAATCTAATGAGGCTAAAGGTTCAGCACAAGTCTTGATAGTCATCCCATACTGCGCTGCGATTTCTACCATGGCAGCCGCACATTCTAATTGCTGCTCAGGAGTGACCTCCCTTATTCCCGGCATATTCTTAACGGTCTTATTGTAAAGATCCACAAAGCTAATAACACAAACTTCCGTATAAGTTACTAAAGACCGGGCGATCCTTTCGAACTGAGCCAAATGATAGGGCATATCATATTTATCCGTTATAATAATAGGATCATAACGCCATCCTACCCTATGAGAACCCAAGGTATGACTCAATTGATAAAAGCTATGGAGAACAGATTCAAAGGGAGGGACAAAGGGTTCAATGTCCTTATCATATCCAGTGATGGTGACATACCAATACTGATCAAAGGAATCGATTAGGGATATGTCCGACAGCATAGGCTGTGGATTCTTGGTACAGAAAAAGAGCAGATCCACGACCTTCGGGTCTAAATCATAATGGGTCACATCATGGTAGTTATAAGGATTCCTCACATACACAAAACCTTCTGCTATCCGATGATAGAACCACTTACTGTAGAAGGCTGGAATGTCGGTCCTATTGCCCACATTAATAATCATAAATGTAAGATGCCATTCATAAGATTTCCTATTACTATGGAGTATATGATTAATCTAACACCAACAGAAGCCATTCACTACCTCTTAAGCTATCAAAATATTAATACAAAAAGCCCTTATACTAAAGATGAAGAGATACAAGACTTCATACGTAAGGTAGGGTGCATCCAATATGATCCCCTAAGCAGAATCGCCAAGAATGCAGATCTGGTGTTAAACAACCGTGTCAAAAATTACAAAGAAAAACGCCTGGATAAGCTTCTTTACAAAGATAGAGTCCTCTTCGACGGCTGGGATAAAAATATGTCCATTATGGCCTTGGATGACTGGAAGCAATTCAACTGGAGTCGAGACAAGTACAAGAGTCATTATAAGGACAGAGCCAAACAGTGGGAAGAAGCGGCTAATCAGATATTTCACTACTTGGAAAAGCATGAATACCTATGCTCAAGTGACATCAAAACAGACATCACCGTTGACTGGGCCTGGGCCCCCACTAATGGGGTACGGGCTGCCCTGGAAAGCCTCTATCATACAGGGCATCTTGGCATTCATCACAGAAAAGGAACACGAAAATACTATGGTCTCATAAAAGATCTCTATCCCGAAGAGGCTCTAGGGGAAGAAAAATATTCCTATGGCACAGAAGATTTCAATGATTGGTATGTTAGACGAAGAATTAATTCCCTGGGATTACTATGGGACAGGGGCAGTGATGTTTGGCTGGGCTGTCCCTTGAAGAAAGCAGATAGAGAGGAGGGCTTCCATCGTCTTATCGAAAAACAAATCCTAGAACCTGTAACCGTCAGAGGTATTAATGCCCAATTCTATGTAGATAAGCATCGTTTTGACCAACAACAAAAAGGGGACATCAAGGGAAAGACATCCTTCATTGCCCCCTTGGATAATCTCATATGGGATAGAAAGCTCGTCCAGGAACTATGGGGGTTTCACTATAAATGGGAAGTCTATACGCCCCTTCCTGAGCGGAAATATGCCTATTATGTTCTGCCCGTCTTATATAAGGATCGTTTTGTAGGACGATTTGAACCCATTCGCAATGGGAAGGATAAAGAACTCCTCATCCAAAACTGGTGGTGGGAAGATCACATCAAACCTACCAAAGCCATGAAGGAATCCATCATCAGAGAGATAAAATCCTTTATGAAATTCCTGGAATTAAAGAGTTTAAGCATTGGTGATCCTGTAGAAGAAAGCTGGCTGAGAAGCTTTGCCACCTCAGGGTTCACAGCTAGTTCCCGTGCAGATAAATAAGAGATACAAGGGATGTTTTGTGCACTTGAAAATTATATTAGAAGGACCTTCTAACTTTTTTAGAAGGGCTTTCTAAAAGTTTTAGAAGGGCCTTCTAATTTCTTATTCAAGCGTGAAGAGAGGTGTCGATGACCAGGAAAAGGGAACAATTGATTAACTAAGCCAGGAAGAACTTGAAGGGGACAGGATATTTCTATAATCTCAGTTATGATTATGCGCACAAAGATATTTGTTATTACTATGATAGGTCTCTTAGCTTATTCCTCCTTTGGAGAGAATCCAGAAGAGCTTCTTACCAGCTTTCAAGTGCAGGAAAACTATCCTTTAGTGAAAGTCCTATTCCACACAGAAAATAAAGATCTCCTCGATTGGAGTGTCATGAATACTGTAGCAGCTAATATCAATGCCCATAAAGAAGCAGAGGAATATGTTCATCTCTATGGAAGGTATTCCTTTTTTACCATTGATTTTTTACAAAAGACAGAACGAAGGGGTACAGAGTATCTTAGCTATACTCATTCCCTCAGTGATTTAAGTTTGTCCAGGAATGATTCCAACTTCCCCTATGCCATGGGTGTTCAATCCAATAGTAATGGGGATGTCGCTTTTTCAGCCTTCCTTCTCTCTGCCTATTTGCAGGAGAAATTCCCTCAGATAAAGAAAAATGATGATATTTTTGTAGATATAGAACCTAAAGAAATGTCCAGATTGGTAGCAAACCTCATCATATCTCCTGGTCGGGCCGTATCCTATCTTAGTGAGGACAATCCTTTTGCCAAGGAACATTATCGAATTAGTGCGTTCCTTCTCTATGCTTTAGATACGCTTATAGTGGCCCCTCTGTTGTACTCTCCTTTCATGGAAGGGGACAACAATACAAAATGGGGAGTTGCTGCTGCCAGTTTTACCTCCCTTAGCCTGAATAGGGTATTTTGGTATTTTGTATTTAAGAACGACGTGAAGCGTTACAATGATATTGCCAATTCTTCCTATCGAATTCCAAGGTTTTTACAATGAACATTATAATTGATGATTTGAGCTCTATAGAGATTCGCTCCCTTATCACTCATCACTTAAGTGAGATGAAAGCCGGCAGTCCTCCCGACAGTGTTCATGCCCTCGACCTAAACGCCCTCCAGGATAGCTCGGTAACAGTATGGAGTGTCTGGGAAGGGAATCAGATTGCCGGTTGTGGAGCACTAAAAGAACTATCCCCGACATGGGGAGAACTCAAGTCTATGAGAACAGCTCCTTCTTTTTTACGAAAGGGAATAGCCTCTCTTCTCTTAGATCATATGATAGATACAGCCAGGGAAAGGGGGTATACAAGGTTAAGTCTGGAGACGGGCTCTGATTCCTCCTTTATACCTGCTCATAAATTATACCAGAGGAAAGGTTTTCATTTCTGCCGCCCCTTCGGGGAGTATAAGGAAGATCCTCATAGCTATTACATGACCAAGGAATTATAAATGAAGTATAACACTGTATTGTTTGATGTAGATAATACCCTTTTTGATTTCACAGCGGCCGAATTGGAGGCCCTATCAAAGCTCTTACAACACTATGGAGCCGAGGCTAATGAGGAGAATATTGCCGTATATCATCGGATTAATAACAAGCTCTGGAAGGATCTGGAAGATAAGAAAACCACAGCAAAGGATCTAAAGCTTAGGCGTTTTGAACTTTGTTTTGACGAATTAAACATTCACACTAGTGATACCATTGACAGAATTAGCCAACAATACATTGAATACTTAGGGCAGGGGCGTCAACTCATGCCCTATGCAGAAGAATTGTGTCGAACCCTCTATGAGAACCAAATAGAGATTATAATCGCCACCAATGGTCTCACTCAAGTTCAATATAGTCGCTTAGAAGGATCTCCCATAAAAGATTTTATCAAGACTATCATTATCTCAGAAGAGATCGGCTATGCAAAACCGGAGTTAGCCTATTTTGAGTACGCCCTTGGGAAAAGTACAACGAAGCATCCCGGGGAATGTCTAATGGTAGGAGATAAGCTTAGTGCGGATATATTAGGTGGCTTAAGGGCAGGAATGGATACCTGTTGGTATAATCCTGAAGGAGTCCCTAACGAATCTGATATTAAGCCCCATTATGAAGTAAAAGATTTGAGGGACATCCTTAAGATTTGCCTTTAAAAAAATACTGATCTTAGGAATAGACCTAAGATCAGTAAATGATTAGTTGCTTAGAAAAGAATTAATCTATTAAGCCTCTATGTCTTAACAAAGGAGTGATATCAGGATCTGCTCCTCGGAAATCACGGAAGAATTGATTAAGATCACCACTATTTCCACGGGATAGTATAAGTTCTCTAAACCGCTGTCCATTCTCTCTTGAGAGGCCGCCATTCTCTTCAAACCATTGGAAGGCGTCTGTATCTAACATTTCCGCCCATAAATAGGCATAATAACCGGCAGAATAACCGTGTCCCCATATATGGAGGAAATAACTGGACCTGTACCGGGGAAGGATTTGAGGAAGCTCAGAAACGAACTCTTTTAGAGCATTGTTTTCAAATTCTTTTACATCCTTGACTGTTGTTCCCACACTTAAGCTATGCCATTCCTGATCTAATAAGGCGGCTTGTAGAAATTCACTTAATGCGTAACCCTGGTTGAATTTGGATGATTTCTTAACCTTATCCACTAAAGCCTGGGGCATTAGCTCCCCTGTTTTATAGTGTTTGGCATAGTTAGCAAAGACTTGAGGATGAAGGGCCCAGTGCTCATTGATCTGGGAAGGTAATTCTACAAAGTCTCTGGGAACATTTGTTCCTGACAAACTGGGGTAATGCTGATCTGCAAAGAAGCCGTGTAAAGCATGACCAAACTCATGGAACATGGTCTCTACATTATCAAAGGAGAGAAGACTTGGGTCTGTTCCTTTGGGTTGGGGGAAATTACATATATTGTAGATAACTGGTTTATGCCCTAGTAGATGGGATTGCTCTATAACATTCCCCATCCAGGCGCCGCCCCCTTTTTCATCCCTTTTGAACAAGTCAACATAGAATAAACCAATAGCACTATCATCTTCATTGAATAATTCAAAGACCCGTACGTCTTTATGATAGACAGGAATGTCAAAGCGTTCTTTACAGCTAATGCCATATAGTTCCTTTGCCGCATAGAAGACCCCATCCTCTAATACTTTGTTTGCTTCAAAGTAAGGTCGGATGTCCTTTTCTTCTAAACCGTACTTTTCTTTCCTTAAGAACTCAGCATAATAATTCCAGTCCCATCCTTCCAGAGTAAGACTATCCCCCTGGGCCGCTACCGTCTTTTGGAGGTCTTCTGCTTCCTGTTTGGCTTTGGGAATGGCCGGTGTGGTTAACTTGGCTAATAAACCTCTGGCCGCTTCTGGTGTCTTAGCCATTTGGTCCTGTAATTGCCATTCAGCAAAGGTCTTATAGCCCATGAGCTGGGCTTGTTCTGCCCGGATCTCTGCTATACGGATGAGGATCTTCTGGGTATCATATTCATCCCCTTTTTCCGTACGAGTGATTGACTTCTCATATAGTTTTTTACGAGTTTCTCTCTTGGATAGAGAAGCCATATCTGGTTGTTGAGTGGTATTAAGAAGGGGGATGTAATAACTGGTTTTCCCGGCGTCTTCTTTTTTATAAGCTTCAATATCCTGTTCTGATAGTCCGGCCAGGTCTGCAGAATCACTTACCTCCAGTCCCCCCTTTTGATTAGCAATAAGCAGTTTATTCTCGAATTGGGCACAGAGCAGAGCTTCTTCTTCGTTCAAAGTTTTCATTCGTTCTTTTTGTTCAGGACTTAACTCAGCCCCTGCTAGAACAAATTTTTGATAATAATATTCTACTAAACGAATAGATTCCTCGTCTAAGGAAAGGGTATTCCGTTGTTCATAGATTTGTTTCACTCGACCAAAGATCTGGTCATTGAGGAATAAAGTGTCAGAGAGATTGGCTAACTTGGGAGCCATTTCTTCTTCTAAGTTCTGTATTTCCGTATTGGTATGGGCACCAGCCAGGAGATAAAAAGGTCCTTGCACCCGGTTAAGTAATTGACCACTCTTCTCTAAGGCAACAAAGGTGTTCTCAAAAGTTGCTTCTTCAGAGTTCTGTGCAATAGCCTCTATATCTTTGAGTTGCTCTTGAATACCTAGCTCCAGGGCTGGTTTAAAATGTTCCGTTTTGATGAGTCCAAAATCAGGAGCTCCATAAGCTAAGGAACTTTCATTCAAGAGAGGATTCTGTTCAGACATATCTATTTCCTTATTTATTAAAAATGTACGTATTAGGGTGATAACATACTACTGTATGGCCCATTAGACAATAATAGTTTCAACTATGGCAATTAGAGAATCTGAGCATTAGACTCATAAGTATCAATACTAATATTTATGAGGGTTTCAATGCTAAAAAACATGAAGATACGTACTAAGCTAATACTGATTACGTCCCTACTCCTTGGAATCAGTATGGTTTTCATCTCAGTTATTTTGCTAACTCAGTCAAAAGCTTTGTACCAGGAACAAACGATACAACGAATAGAACAGTTAGCTAAAGCACACTCTTCAGACTTTAGTAATAAACTAAACCCTATTATCACAAAACTGTTTTCCTTAAGTTATGTGTTTCAAGCTAATATAGAGACCCCTCAAGATAAAACAGGAGCCCATTTACATAAGACCTTGATTCGTTTTTTTGACGATAGTGATAGCCTATTAGCTTTTAACCAATGGTGTATTGTTATGCCGGGATATATCAATGATCATGATTTAAGAGGAACGGATGAAGATATCTATTCAAATTGGTTCGACTCTGGAGTAAGGCGATGGGAGGGGGAGGAATTAATTACCAATAGTATTGATTATGATCCTTTCATGTATGATAGTTGGTGGACTATCCCTTTCAATACCCAGGAGTTAACCATAACGGAACCTTATCATTGGGACTATGGAGGAGCTATCGGAGACGTTTTTGAGACATCCCTATGCCTGGCAATAACCTATGAAGGGAAGAGTGTCGGTGTTTTGGGTTACTCTATGGATTTGAATTATTATCAGGAAGAAATAGATAAGATCAATCCTTATAAGGATAGTTTTGCCTATCTCACAACGAGAAAAGGAACCATAGTTGGCTATCAACCTAATCAGTTGGGCCAGAACATTCATGATGTCTTTCCTTTTTTTGATTCTACCAATATAGAAGATTTTCGATTACTGGAAAATGATGGTTATTGGCATATATCTGTGCCTTTAAACATTAATTATCTAGAGGAACAATGGCTTCTCACATTAGCCATACCGGAAAAGGAAGTGTTCGCTCCCTTTCAAAGGATGCAGTGGCTTGTCATTTTTATTGTGGTGGTTGCACTGGTCATTATCATTACCGCTATATTTTTTATTAGCGCGACTATTTCAAAACCCATTACCCAGGTAGCTAAGATGGCAACTTTGTTATCAGAAGGAGATCTTACTCAGCAAATCAGATTACGTTCAGGAAAGGATGAGGTTAGCGAATTAGTGAAAGCAATGAAAACCATGGGGGATAAACTAAAAGATATCGTTGAAAACATCGTATCCTCTGTTGATTATGTAAGCAAAGGAAGCGCCCAAATCAGTGAGAGTGCTCAATACGTTTCTCAGGGAAGCATCTCTCAGGCAACGGGAGCAGAAGAGGTATCAGCCTCCATTGAAGAAATCACGGCCAGTATACAGAATAATACTGAGGATGCCTTAAAAACAAAGAGAATAGCCATAGATGTCTATAACGATGCCCAACAAACGGAACAAGCTATCATGCAGACAGTCAATTCTATGAAGAACATTGCTCAAAAGATAAATATTATTGAAGAAATAGCAAGACAGACAAACTTATTAGCTCTTAATGCAGCCATTGAAGCCGCTAGAGCAGGAGAGTTTGGAAAAGGTTTTGCCGTCGTGGCTGGAGAAGTCAGAAAGCTCTCAGAAAAAAGTGCAGAGGCGGCAGGAGAGATAGGTTCTCTGAGTATAGAATCCCTTGATATCGCTGAAAAGACAGGAGAGTTGTTAAATAAACTGACCCCGGATATTAGGACAACAAAAACATTAGTGGAACAAATCAGTATCGCCAGTGGTGAACAGAAAATTGGAGTGGAACAGATTAATATGGCGATCCAGCAGCTGGATGAGGTCATCCAGCAAAACTCTTCTTCTTCAGAAGAATTAGCCGCTACGGCAGAAGAGCTATCCTCCCAGGCTTTGGAACTCCAGGATATGGTACGGTATTTTAAAATCAAGTAGGGTTATGATGGCCTACTTGATTTGCTGAAAAACAAAACGCCCTTGAATATTATCTATTTCATGGTGATAGATAAAATTATTGCCCTCCAGCTGGGAGACTTCATTCATAATATGTGGCAGTTCTTCCTGTGTAACAATCACATTGATAATGGTTCGACGTCTTTGGGAGAATCCTCCTATGACCGTAGACTTAGTAAAAGTACGATCCGGAAAAATCTGCTGGAGAATCCGGATCACATCAAAAGGCCTATTAGTATTGATCGTGACATTAGAGAAGCGATACCGTTTATAGATTTCATTAACAGTTGATGCTCCTACAAATACAAAGATAACCGTATAGATTAAGGTATTAGCTAACTCACCTACATCATGATACTTGAGATAATTAAGTAGCAAACCATAGGACATAGAAATTATTCCTGCCACTATGCTGATTGTACCTACAGGTTTACGAAGTTTTTCTGAAAAATACACGCCAATAATATCTTCATCACCAGTGGACCCTCTATTCATCAAGGAGAGTGCTTTTCCTATACCTGAGACAATAGCTCCAAAGAGAACGAGGACAAGACGTTCATTTTCCGGTTCTGGAGAAGCCACTTCCAGAGAGGGTAAAAAGATTAGTAATAAGGAGACCGTCACTAAGGTTAACATAGTTTTGATACTAAAGATCTTACCTATTTTGACAAAAGAGAATATCAATAGAAGGAATTGAAAGATAATGTACAATAGGATGAATAAGCGATCCGATTCAAAGAAATAGGAACTAGCCAGGGCTATCCCTTCTGTCCCTGTCATAATGATCCCTGAAGGCATGATAAAGTATTTGATAGCAAAAGCATAAATAACTCCTGCGACAATAGGTATGACACAGGTTTTAATACGCTGAGAATGTTGTTTAAGCATAAAAAACGTCCTTAGTGGTGAACGGGAATGTTGAAATAAAAAGTACTACCTTCCCCTACTGTTGACTCTACCCAAAGTTGTCCTTTATGTCGATTGGCTATCTTCGTACAAATAGCTAATCCTAAGCCATTACCGTCATATTCTGACTTACCATGGAGGCGTTGAAAGATTATGAATATTTTTTCCTGATACTCCTTACTGATTCCAATGCCATTGTCTTTTACATAAAAAGTATATTGATCCGCCTCCTCTGTATAACCGACTTCTATAACAGGTTTACGATCAGGAGCTTG contains these protein-coding regions:
- a CDS encoding protein-ADP-ribose hydrolase, whose protein sequence is MEDILTTLDDLILTLNDKLKPQLKEWGDFDSKYKVFRGLMNERYPGKVLPDSYWDKQDALLQHLLEKKGVVTLSDIPHAKEEFHSPLKNASLLSLWRGDITRLKVDGIVNAANSRLLGCFTPGHECIDNVIHSGAGLQLRDECWDIMMAQGHEESTGDVKITKAYNLPSRYVLHTVGPIIEGDLTEEDEFMLNKCYVSCLEGAIKKGIRTLAFCCISTGVFHFPQQRAAEIALDTVIHYLDKYPVSFDRIIFNVFTELDWNIYRALLIS
- a CDS encoding DUF1848 domain-containing protein, encoding MIINVGNRTDIPAFYSKWFYHRIAEGFVYVRNPYNYHDVTHYDLDPKVVDLLFFCTKNPQPMLSDISLIDSFDQYWYVTITGYDKDIEPFVPPFESVLHSFYQLSHTLGSHRVGWRYDPIIITDKYDMPYHLAQFERIARSLVTYTEVCVISFVDLYNKTVKNMPGIREVTPEQQLECAAAMVEIAAQYGMTIKTCAEPLASLDSLALNRDGCFIQKDWEAMTGKKYKIPKKPSKREHCQCLLENEIGVYNSCPHGCLYCYANYSRGLVLNSYKKHDPFSPLLIGHREPGDRIRKSKQMSYIDEQLGLF
- a CDS encoding DNA glycosylase AlkZ-like family protein, with translation MINLTPTEAIHYLLSYQNINTKSPYTKDEEIQDFIRKVGCIQYDPLSRIAKNADLVLNNRVKNYKEKRLDKLLYKDRVLFDGWDKNMSIMALDDWKQFNWSRDKYKSHYKDRAKQWEEAANQIFHYLEKHEYLCSSDIKTDITVDWAWAPTNGVRAALESLYHTGHLGIHHRKGTRKYYGLIKDLYPEEALGEEKYSYGTEDFNDWYVRRRINSLGLLWDRGSDVWLGCPLKKADREEGFHRLIEKQILEPVTVRGINAQFYVDKHRFDQQQKGDIKGKTSFIAPLDNLIWDRKLVQELWGFHYKWEVYTPLPERKYAYYVLPVLYKDRFVGRFEPIRNGKDKELLIQNWWWEDHIKPTKAMKESIIREIKSFMKFLELKSLSIGDPVEESWLRSFATSGFTASSRADK
- a CDS encoding GNAT family N-acetyltransferase, producing MNIIIDDLSSIEIRSLITHHLSEMKAGSPPDSVHALDLNALQDSSVTVWSVWEGNQIAGCGALKELSPTWGELKSMRTAPSFLRKGIASLLLDHMIDTARERGYTRLSLETGSDSSFIPAHKLYQRKGFHFCRPFGEYKEDPHSYYMTKEL
- a CDS encoding YjjG family noncanonical pyrimidine nucleotidase gives rise to the protein MKYNTVLFDVDNTLFDFTAAELEALSKLLQHYGAEANEENIAVYHRINNKLWKDLEDKKTTAKDLKLRRFELCFDELNIHTSDTIDRISQQYIEYLGQGRQLMPYAEELCRTLYENQIEIIIATNGLTQVQYSRLEGSPIKDFIKTIIISEEIGYAKPELAYFEYALGKSTTKHPGECLMVGDKLSADILGGLRAGMDTCWYNPEGVPNESDIKPHYEVKDLRDILKICL
- a CDS encoding M3 family metallopeptidase translates to MSEQNPLLNESSLAYGAPDFGLIKTEHFKPALELGIQEQLKDIEAIAQNSEEATFENTFVALEKSGQLLNRVQGPFYLLAGAHTNTEIQNLEEEMAPKLANLSDTLFLNDQIFGRVKQIYEQRNTLSLDEESIRLVEYYYQKFVLAGAELSPEQKERMKTLNEEEALLCAQFENKLLIANQKGGLEVSDSADLAGLSEQDIEAYKKEDAGKTSYYIPLLNTTQQPDMASLSKRETRKKLYEKSITRTEKGDEYDTQKILIRIAEIRAEQAQLMGYKTFAEWQLQDQMAKTPEAARGLLAKLTTPAIPKAKQEAEDLQKTVAAQGDSLTLEGWDWNYYAEFLRKEKYGLEEKDIRPYFEANKVLEDGVFYAAKELYGISCKERFDIPVYHKDVRVFELFNEDDSAIGLFYVDLFKRDEKGGGAWMGNVIEQSHLLGHKPVIYNICNFPQPKGTDPSLLSFDNVETMFHEFGHALHGFFADQHYPSLSGTNVPRDFVELPSQINEHWALHPQVFANYAKHYKTGELMPQALVDKVKKSSKFNQGYALSEFLQAALLDQEWHSLSVGTTVKDVKEFENNALKEFVSELPQILPRYRSSYFLHIWGHGYSAGYYAYLWAEMLDTDAFQWFEENGGLSRENGQRFRELILSRGNSGDLNQFFRDFRGADPDITPLLRHRGLID
- a CDS encoding methyl-accepting chemotaxis protein, which codes for MLKNMKIRTKLILITSLLLGISMVFISVILLTQSKALYQEQTIQRIEQLAKAHSSDFSNKLNPIITKLFSLSYVFQANIETPQDKTGAHLHKTLIRFFDDSDSLLAFNQWCIVMPGYINDHDLRGTDEDIYSNWFDSGVRRWEGEELITNSIDYDPFMYDSWWTIPFNTQELTITEPYHWDYGGAIGDVFETSLCLAITYEGKSVGVLGYSMDLNYYQEEIDKINPYKDSFAYLTTRKGTIVGYQPNQLGQNIHDVFPFFDSTNIEDFRLLENDGYWHISVPLNINYLEEQWLLTLAIPEKEVFAPFQRMQWLVIFIVVVALVIIITAIFFISATISKPITQVAKMATLLSEGDLTQQIRLRSGKDEVSELVKAMKTMGDKLKDIVENIVSSVDYVSKGSAQISESAQYVSQGSISQATGAEEVSASIEEITASIQNNTEDALKTKRIAIDVYNDAQQTEQAIMQTVNSMKNIAQKINIIEEIARQTNLLALNAAIEAARAGEFGKGFAVVAGEVRKLSEKSAEAAGEIGSLSIESLDIAEKTGELLNKLTPDIRTTKTLVEQISIASGEQKIGVEQINMAIQQLDEVIQQNSSSSEELAATAEELSSQALELQDMVRYFKIK
- a CDS encoding YitT family protein; this translates as MLKQHSQRIKTCVIPIVAGVIYAFAIKYFIMPSGIIMTGTEGIALASSYFFESDRLFILLYIIFQFLLLIFSFVKIGKIFSIKTMLTLVTVSLLLIFLPSLEVASPEPENERLVLVLFGAIVSGIGKALSLMNRGSTGDEDIIGVYFSEKLRKPVGTISIVAGIISMSYGLLLNYLKYHDVGELANTLIYTVIFVFVGASTVNEIYKRYRFSNVTINTNRPFDVIRILQQIFPDRTFTKSTVIGGFSQRRRTIINVIVTQEELPHIMNEVSQLEGNNFIYHHEIDNIQGRFVFQQIK